One genomic window of Pocillopora verrucosa isolate sample1 chromosome 8, ASM3666991v2, whole genome shotgun sequence includes the following:
- the LOC136283028 gene encoding fibrinogen-like protein A, whose product MANKDDEDEKEDRYILKKTLIYDDMFASVPGYTLVNHVIATHTVTCPIDCTWECLRDARCRSFNYANSGKTCELSDQSKATAPNDFVLRKGVTYYEPTTQMGGNGPGCASASCQNGGTCVDECWNPRMFTCECRQDYKGVYCEKHSGVRSCQQLKTLGANQNGIYKINPDGQGVINVYCDQTTDGGGWTVVQRRSRPYEQSFRRTWVEYRVGFGDLSKEFWFGNDNFHRIASSDSILRIELHRTNGTKGYAKYGGFRVANETEKYRCDMTSYEGNIGNGFYGNTDPKLNIRGMKFGTPDQDNDNSLGKCFPGGAWWANQCGEVNLNARDGPDWGPWTSQPYLKFSEMKLRHN is encoded by the exons ATGGCCAACAAGGACGATGAGGATGAAAAGGAAGACCG ATACATCTTGAAGAAAACTCTCATATATGACGATATGTTTGCATCTGTTCCAGGCTACACTCTGGTTAATCACGTGATTGCTACGCACACTGTCACGTGCCCGATAGACTGTACGTGGGAATGCCTACGGGATGCACGCTGTCGATCGTTTAATTATGCAAACTCAGGGAAAACATGTGAATTAAGCGACCAATCAAAAGCGACAGCCccaaatgactttgttttaagaaaaggcgTCACTTACTACGAGCCAACGACACAGATG GGAGGAAATGGACCTGGTTGCGCCTCGGCTTCATGtcaaaatggtggaacatgtgtTGACGAGTGTTGGAATCCCCGGATGTTCACGTGTGAATGTCGACAGGATTACAAAGGAGTGTATTGCGAAAAACATAGCGGAG TGAGAAGCTGCCAGCAGCTGAAAACCCTAGGAGCGAATCAGAATGGCATATATAAAATCAACCCAGATGGTCAAGGGGTCATAAACGTGTACTGTGACCAAACCACAGATGGAGGTGGGTGGACTGTGGTTCAGAGACGTTCCCGTCCATACGAGCAAAGCTTTAGACGAACGTGGGTAGAGTATCGAGTAGGCTTTGGTGATTTGTCCAAAGAATTCTGGTTTGGAAACGACAACTTCCACCGAATAGCCTCTTCTGACAGCATTCTTCGAATAGAGCTGCACCGAACCAACGGCACAAAGGGATATGCCAAATATGGTGGGTTTCGGGTAGCTAACGAAACAGAAAAGTATCGATGCGACATGACTTCGTACGAAGGAAACATCGGAAATGGGTTTTATGGAAATACAGATCCTAAATTGAACATCCGAGGGATGAAATTCGGCACACCAGACCAAGATAATGACAACTCCCTTGGAAAGTGTTTTCCTGGTGGTGCATGGTGGGCAAACCAATGTGGCGAGGTTAATCTCAATGCAAGGGATGGTCCGGACTGGGGTCCTTGGACTTCTCAGCCTTACCTAAAATTCTCTGAGATGAAATTAAGGcataactga